From one Bacteroidota bacterium genomic stretch:
- the zupT gene encoding zinc transporter ZupT, with amino-acid sequence MDTENILFALGLTLFAGLATGIGSVMSFMSKKFNPKFLAVSLGFSAGVMIYVSLVEIFAKAKDSLSMAHGEKMGSIYTVIAFFSGIALIALIDRLIPSFENPHEIKNMDVKKLNPENNKKLLRMGLFSALAIAIHNFPEGLATFMAALSDPSLGISIAVAIAIHNIPEGVAVSVPIYYATKNRAKAFWLSFLSGLAEPVGAILGYFILRNFINESTFGVIFAGVAGIMVYISLDELLPTAEEYGEHHIAIGGLVAGMAVMAVSLLLFI; translated from the coding sequence ATGGATACAGAAAATATATTATTTGCATTAGGACTAACACTTTTTGCAGGATTGGCTACAGGAATAGGTAGTGTTATGTCGTTTATGTCAAAAAAATTCAATCCGAAATTCCTGGCAGTTTCATTGGGTTTTTCAGCAGGTGTAATGATTTATGTTTCCTTAGTTGAGATATTTGCGAAGGCTAAAGATTCTCTTTCAATGGCACATGGCGAAAAAATGGGAAGTATTTATACAGTTATTGCTTTCTTTTCAGGAATAGCACTTATTGCTCTCATTGACAGATTAATTCCTTCATTCGAAAATCCCCACGAGATTAAAAACATGGATGTCAAGAAGTTGAATCCAGAGAATAATAAAAAGTTGCTACGAATGGGCTTGTTTTCAGCTTTGGCAATTGCAATACATAATTTCCCTGAAGGTCTTGCTACTTTTATGGCAGCTCTATCCGATCCATCGCTTGGAATTAGTATAGCTGTGGCAATTGCAATTCATAATATTCCTGAAGGTGTGGCAGTCTCGGTTCCAATTTACTATGCTACTAAGAATCGCGCAAAAGCTTTCTGGTTATCATTTTTATCTGGTTTGGCCGAACCTGTTGGTGCAATTTTGGGCTACTTCATTTTACGAAACTTTATTAACGAATCAACTTTTGGGGTAATTTTTGCCGGTGTAGCCGGTATTATGGTTTATATTTCGCTTGACGAACTATTGCCAACAGCCGAAGAATATGGTGAACATCATATCGCTATTGGTGGCCTGGTTGCGGGTATGGCTGTAATGGCAGTTAGCCTCTTGCTTTTCATATGA